From a region of the Halorhodospira halophila genome:
- a CDS encoding TetR/AcrR family transcriptional regulator translates to MEKTRPGLTQGVGPATERGERTRRNLLAAAEVEFGEKGFHNASISSITQRAGVAQGTFYLYYRSKEEIFRALVEHMNRTMRRYLSEAIEGAANRAEAERIGLEAFLRFCREHENLYRIVMESQFVDPEAHRWYFQTLAGGYAERLEAAQARGEVRRGDPYTQALALIGIAFFMGKRHLIWSEDGTPESDVLAAATEIIQHGITPDPGKQP, encoded by the coding sequence ATGGAGAAGACCAGACCCGGTTTGACCCAGGGGGTGGGGCCGGCTACGGAGCGCGGCGAGCGCACGCGCCGCAACCTGCTCGCCGCCGCCGAGGTGGAGTTCGGCGAGAAGGGCTTTCACAACGCATCGATCAGCAGCATCACCCAGCGCGCCGGGGTGGCCCAGGGGACGTTCTACCTCTACTACCGCTCCAAGGAGGAGATCTTCCGCGCGCTGGTCGAGCACATGAACCGCACCATGCGCCGCTATCTCAGCGAAGCCATCGAGGGCGCGGCAAACCGTGCCGAAGCTGAGCGCATCGGCCTGGAGGCGTTCCTACGCTTTTGCCGCGAGCACGAAAACCTTTACCGGATCGTGATGGAGTCGCAGTTCGTCGATCCGGAAGCGCATCGGTGGTACTTCCAGACCCTGGCAGGAGGCTACGCCGAGCGCCTCGAGGCAGCACAGGCCCGCGGCGAAGTCCGCCGCGGGGATCCCTACACCCAGGCACTGGCGCTGATCGGGATCGCATTCTTCATGGGCAAACGCCACCTGATCTGGAGCGAGGACGGCACCCCCGAGAGCGATGTCCTGGCAGCAGCCACGGAGATCATCCAGCACGGGATCACCCCGGACCCGGGTAAACAACCTTAG
- a CDS encoding AMP-binding protein, with product MAAGSSYDDLPMEWVGNWAGRRAALTPERMALYEPDSERCITYRQADQRAERAAALLTETLGIGPREPVCLLSRNRLEAVDLYLACGKTGVILAPLSYRLAQPELNDLVRRVAPRALFYDEAFAELAADLDLPAGAQRVELADGRGRWFEAVDAGEDPRTGQNRPLALSDPCLYVHTGGTTATPKICVVSHRQMVWNAVDILVSSGGSLGPQQELLTFPLFHIGGWNTLTPVFYAGGYTVMPRSFDAGQALELIEVEGITHFGAVEAMLQLMAEHPRFAGVDMSTLEQITTAGAPCSSWTMQPFWQRGIRVSQSYGMTEAGPSNFLYVGDDQGIDELREHHDSVGTSMFHTDYRIVDPERLEPVRRGEVGVLLMRSPHNFDGYLDEPERSAGALLADGWVYSGDLAHEDAEGYVRLVGRADNMFISGGENIAPEEVEQVLLRHAGVRKAAVVGVPDPRWGAVPAVAVVAREGADVDAAQILQFAERELARYKVPRLIRFYEDLPLTGAGKVDRNRVREQLAGEAGASSGEE from the coding sequence ATGGCAGCGGGGTCTAGCTACGATGATCTGCCCATGGAGTGGGTGGGCAATTGGGCCGGGCGGCGCGCTGCGCTGACCCCGGAGCGGATGGCGCTCTACGAGCCGGACAGCGAGCGTTGCATCACCTATCGCCAGGCCGATCAGCGGGCCGAGCGTGCTGCGGCCCTGTTGACCGAGACCCTGGGGATCGGCCCCCGCGAACCGGTCTGCCTTCTGTCGCGCAATCGGCTCGAGGCGGTCGATCTCTATCTTGCCTGTGGCAAGACCGGTGTGATCCTGGCGCCGCTGTCTTACCGCCTGGCGCAACCTGAGCTCAACGACCTGGTCCGGCGGGTTGCGCCGCGCGCCCTGTTCTACGATGAGGCCTTCGCCGAGCTGGCCGCGGACCTGGATTTGCCCGCCGGCGCCCAGCGTGTCGAGCTGGCCGATGGGCGCGGCCGGTGGTTCGAGGCCGTGGATGCGGGCGAGGATCCGCGCACCGGTCAGAACCGTCCGCTGGCCCTCTCGGACCCGTGTCTCTACGTGCACACCGGTGGAACCACGGCCACGCCCAAGATCTGCGTGGTTTCCCATCGGCAGATGGTCTGGAACGCCGTGGACATTCTGGTCAGCAGTGGCGGATCGCTCGGGCCTCAGCAGGAGCTGCTGACCTTTCCGTTGTTCCATATCGGTGGCTGGAACACCCTAACTCCGGTGTTCTACGCCGGCGGCTACACCGTCATGCCGCGCAGCTTCGACGCCGGGCAGGCCCTGGAGCTGATCGAGGTGGAGGGGATCACCCATTTCGGTGCAGTTGAGGCCATGCTGCAGTTAATGGCCGAGCATCCGCGCTTCGCCGGGGTGGATATGAGCACGCTGGAGCAGATCACGACTGCCGGTGCGCCCTGTTCCTCCTGGACCATGCAGCCGTTCTGGCAGCGGGGGATCCGTGTCAGTCAGTCCTACGGGATGACCGAGGCGGGTCCGTCGAACTTCCTCTATGTCGGTGATGATCAGGGCATCGATGAACTGCGCGAGCACCACGACTCGGTGGGCACCTCGATGTTTCACACGGACTACCGCATCGTCGATCCCGAACGGCTAGAGCCGGTGCGCCGGGGTGAGGTCGGCGTGCTGCTGATGCGCAGCCCCCACAACTTTGACGGCTACCTCGACGAGCCCGAGCGCAGTGCCGGGGCGCTGCTCGCGGACGGCTGGGTCTACAGCGGTGACCTGGCTCACGAGGATGCTGAGGGCTATGTGCGCCTGGTCGGCCGCGCGGACAACATGTTTATCAGCGGCGGCGAGAACATCGCCCCGGAGGAGGTGGAGCAGGTCCTGCTGCGCCACGCCGGTGTTCGCAAGGCGGCGGTGGTGGGCGTGCCCGACCCGCGCTGGGGTGCGGTGCCGGCGGTTGCGGTGGTCGCACGCGAGGGTGCCGATGTCGATGCGGCGCAGATCCTACAGTTTGCCGAGCGGGAGCTGGCACGGTACAAGGTGCCGCGGTTGATTCGCTTTTACGAGGATCTGCCGCTGACCGGCGCCGGCAAGGTGGACCGCAACCGCGTCCGCGAGCAGCTTGCCGGGGAGGCAGGGGCGTCATCGGGAGAGGAGTAG
- a CDS encoding glutathione S-transferase N-terminal domain-containing protein, with protein sequence MIELYSWPTPNGQKVHIALEEMGLAYRVHGVDIGKGEQFAEQFQRISPNGRIPAIVDSEGPGGQPFSVFESGAILIYLAEKSGRFLPTDPAARMRVIEWLMFQMGGVGPMFGQAGHFRNQAPERVDYGIERYTRETERLLGVLDRRLGEVPYLGGAAYSIADMATYPWVQVAERLGQRMGDFPNVLRWSDEIGERPAVERGMAVLRQQ encoded by the coding sequence ATGATCGAACTCTACAGCTGGCCAACCCCCAACGGACAGAAAGTGCACATCGCCCTCGAGGAGATGGGGCTCGCGTACCGGGTCCACGGTGTGGATATCGGCAAGGGCGAGCAGTTTGCCGAGCAGTTCCAGCGCATCAGCCCGAACGGCCGCATACCGGCGATCGTCGATAGCGAGGGGCCCGGCGGGCAGCCGTTCTCCGTGTTCGAGTCCGGGGCGATCCTCATCTATCTGGCGGAGAAGAGCGGGCGGTTTCTGCCGACGGATCCGGCCGCGCGGATGCGCGTGATCGAGTGGCTGATGTTCCAGATGGGTGGCGTCGGACCGATGTTCGGTCAGGCGGGCCACTTCCGCAACCAGGCGCCGGAGCGGGTGGATTACGGCATCGAGCGCTACACCCGGGAAACGGAGCGCTTGCTCGGGGTTCTGGACCGTCGGTTGGGCGAGGTGCCCTATCTGGGTGGGGCGGCCTACAGCATCGCCGACATGGCGACCTATCCGTGGGTTCAGGTGGCCGAGCGCCTGGGGCAGCGCATGGGCGACTTCCCCAACGTGCTGCGCTGGTCGGATGAGATCGGCGAGCGCCCTGCGGTGGAGCGGGGGATGGCGGTGCTTAGGCAGCAGTAG
- a CDS encoding ATP-binding cassette domain-containing protein — MPLLELRNVQLALGHHPPLLEDINLTVESGERVCLVGRNGAGKSTLMRILTGAVEPDDGQVLCDPGVRVAQLAQELPEDTSGTVYQHVAAGLGKLGETVERYHRVAEAVAAGDTDRLDEMQACQDALDAQGGWDLKQRVEAVISRLDLDPEAAMANLSGGVQRRVLLGRALVTAPDLLLLDEPTNHLDIEAITWLEGFLRDWPGALLFITHDRAFLQSLATRIVEIDRGALISYPGDYQNYLRRREERLHAEEQQRAEFDKRLAQEEAWIRQGIKARRTRNQGRVRELQRMRAERAERREHQGKARFSVQEAERSGKIVADAEAVDFAYNDATIIRDLNTTVLRGDKVGLIGPNGCGKTTLIRLLLGALEPTHGTIRRGTRLEIAYFDQQRAVLDEDASVQDNVGGGREHIEINGQSRHVLSYLQDFLFPPQRARQPVRALSGGERNRLLLARLFSQPANLLVLDEPTNDLDAETLELLEDRLLDFSGTVLVVSHDRAFLDAVVTQSLAYEGDGRFREYAGGYTDWQRQRPGPAAQRRSERGAKASPDNDAPDTGRRTSGGRSSGAPKRLTRREEQELAGLPERIEALEQEQAQLHERLADPALYQSEDGHLASLQEQLGELESRLEATYERWQELEARNQSQ; from the coding sequence GTGCCGCTACTCGAGCTACGCAACGTCCAACTCGCCCTGGGGCACCACCCCCCCTTGCTGGAAGACATCAACCTGACCGTCGAATCAGGCGAACGCGTCTGCCTGGTCGGACGCAACGGCGCCGGGAAATCTACCCTAATGCGCATTCTCACCGGCGCCGTCGAACCCGATGACGGCCAGGTCCTCTGCGACCCGGGCGTCCGGGTCGCGCAACTGGCCCAAGAGTTGCCCGAGGACACCAGCGGCACCGTCTATCAACACGTGGCCGCAGGCCTCGGCAAGCTGGGAGAGACCGTCGAGCGTTACCACCGGGTCGCCGAGGCCGTTGCCGCCGGCGACACTGATCGCCTCGACGAGATGCAGGCCTGCCAGGACGCGCTGGACGCCCAGGGCGGATGGGACCTGAAGCAGCGAGTCGAGGCCGTGATCTCCCGCCTGGACCTCGACCCCGAGGCAGCCATGGCGAACCTCTCCGGCGGCGTGCAGCGTCGCGTGCTGCTCGGCCGCGCACTGGTCACGGCCCCGGACCTGCTCCTGCTCGACGAGCCGACCAACCACCTGGACATCGAGGCCATCACCTGGCTTGAGGGGTTCCTCCGCGACTGGCCAGGGGCGCTGCTGTTCATCACCCACGACCGTGCCTTCCTGCAGAGCCTGGCCACGCGCATCGTGGAGATCGACCGCGGAGCACTGATCAGCTACCCGGGCGACTACCAGAACTACCTGCGCCGCCGCGAAGAGCGCCTCCACGCCGAGGAGCAGCAGCGCGCCGAATTCGACAAGCGCCTGGCCCAGGAGGAAGCCTGGATCCGACAGGGCATCAAGGCCCGGCGCACCCGCAACCAGGGACGAGTCCGGGAACTCCAGCGCATGCGCGCCGAACGGGCCGAGCGCCGTGAGCATCAGGGCAAGGCGCGCTTCAGCGTTCAAGAAGCGGAGCGCTCGGGCAAGATTGTCGCCGACGCCGAAGCAGTAGACTTTGCCTACAACGACGCCACCATCATCCGGGATCTGAACACCACCGTCCTGCGCGGCGACAAGGTGGGCCTCATCGGACCCAACGGCTGCGGCAAGACCACCCTCATTCGGCTGCTGCTCGGGGCACTGGAACCAACCCACGGGACCATCCGCCGCGGCACCCGGCTGGAGATCGCCTACTTCGACCAACAGCGCGCCGTGCTCGACGAGGACGCCAGTGTTCAGGACAACGTCGGCGGGGGGCGCGAGCACATCGAGATCAACGGCCAGTCCCGCCACGTGCTCAGCTACCTGCAGGACTTCCTGTTCCCGCCGCAGCGCGCCCGTCAGCCGGTGCGGGCACTCTCAGGCGGGGAGCGCAACCGCCTGTTGCTGGCCCGGCTGTTCAGCCAACCGGCCAACCTTTTGGTGCTCGACGAGCCAACCAACGATCTCGATGCCGAGACCCTGGAACTGCTCGAGGACCGACTGCTGGATTTCTCCGGGACGGTGCTGGTGGTCAGCCACGACCGCGCCTTCCTCGACGCGGTGGTCACGCAGAGCCTGGCCTATGAGGGCGATGGCCGCTTCCGCGAATACGCCGGCGGTTATACCGACTGGCAGCGACAGCGCCCCGGACCGGCCGCGCAACGCCGCTCCGAGCGCGGCGCCAAGGCATCGCCGGACAACGACGCCCCGGACACTGGCAGGCGAACGTCGGGAGGGCGCAGCTCAGGTGCGCCGAAGCGACTGACCCGGCGCGAGGAGCAGGAGCTGGCCGGCCTGCCGGAGCGTATCGAGGCCCTTGAACAGGAGCAGGCACAGCTGCACGAGCGGTTGGCCGATCCCGCACTTTACCAGAGCGAAGATGGGCATCTTGCCTCGCTGCAGGAGCAGCTGGGGGAGCTTGAGTCGCGCCTGGAGGCCACCTACGAGCGCTGGCAGGAACTCGAGGCGCGCAACCAGTCCCAGTAA
- the ispG gene encoding flavodoxin-dependent (E)-4-hydroxy-3-methylbut-2-enyl-diphosphate synthase, with product MDAETRPLEAEPAPRRRSRTVRIGDLSIGGDGPIVVQSMTDTDTADEVSTAVQAADLARAGSELVRVTINNEEAAAAVPRIRERLARMGAEVPLVGDFHFNGHKLLRRHPECAEALAKMRINPGNVGKGSRRDPQFAEMIEIACTYDLPVRIGVNWGSLDDSVLTRLMDANAARTEPLPPETVMRDAVVTSAVESAQRAEELGLPGDRIVLSCKMSGVQDLVAVYRDLARRCDYPLHLGLTEAGMGVPGVVASSAALAILLQEGIGDTIRVSLTPDPGGARTREVEVAQQVLQSMGLRDFTPRVTACPGCGRTSSDFFQRLAEHIRSHIDARMPEWRERYPGVEGLRIAVMGCVVNGPGESRHADIGISLPGAGEQPSAPVFIDGERSVTLKGERIAEEFEQIVESYVEQRFG from the coding sequence ATGGATGCAGAAACCCGTCCCCTGGAAGCCGAGCCGGCGCCCCGGCGCCGCAGTCGAACCGTCCGCATCGGTGACCTGAGCATCGGTGGCGATGGACCGATCGTGGTCCAGTCGATGACCGACACCGACACCGCTGACGAGGTGAGCACCGCGGTCCAGGCCGCCGATCTGGCCCGGGCCGGATCGGAGCTCGTGCGGGTCACCATCAACAACGAGGAGGCCGCCGCGGCCGTGCCGCGCATCCGCGAGCGCCTCGCCCGTATGGGGGCCGAGGTACCGCTTGTCGGCGACTTCCACTTCAACGGGCACAAGCTGTTGCGCCGCCACCCGGAGTGCGCTGAGGCCCTTGCCAAGATGCGCATCAACCCCGGCAACGTCGGCAAAGGGAGCCGACGCGACCCGCAGTTCGCCGAGATGATCGAGATCGCCTGCACCTACGACCTGCCTGTGCGGATCGGCGTCAACTGGGGAAGCCTCGACGACAGCGTCCTCACCCGGCTGATGGACGCCAATGCGGCGCGAACGGAGCCGCTGCCGCCGGAGACCGTCATGCGCGATGCGGTGGTCACCTCGGCGGTGGAGAGCGCGCAACGCGCCGAGGAGCTGGGCCTGCCCGGTGATCGCATCGTGCTCTCCTGCAAGATGAGCGGCGTCCAGGATCTGGTGGCGGTCTACCGCGACCTCGCCCGGCGCTGCGATTACCCCCTCCACCTGGGCCTGACCGAGGCCGGCATGGGGGTGCCCGGCGTAGTCGCCTCCTCGGCGGCCCTGGCCATCCTGCTCCAAGAGGGGATCGGCGACACCATCCGCGTCTCGCTCACGCCGGATCCCGGAGGCGCCCGAACCCGCGAGGTCGAGGTAGCGCAGCAGGTGTTGCAGAGCATGGGGCTGCGCGATTTCACGCCGCGGGTCACGGCCTGCCCCGGCTGCGGCCGCACATCCAGCGACTTCTTCCAGCGTCTCGCCGAGCACATCCGCAGCCATATCGATGCCCGCATGCCGGAGTGGCGCGAACGCTACCCCGGTGTCGAGGGGCTGCGCATCGCGGTGATGGGTTGCGTGGTCAATGGCCCCGGCGAGAGCCGCCACGCCGATATCGGCATCAGCCTGCCGGGCGCCGGCGAGCAGCCCTCGGCCCCAGTCTTCATCGACGGCGAGCGCTCCGTGACCCTCAAGGGGGAGCGCATCGCCGAAGAGTTCGAGCAGATCGTCGAATCCTACGTCGAGCAGCGTTTCGGCTGA
- a CDS encoding Rrf2 family transcriptional regulator: MYANADPNTLVQVTARGRYAVGAVLHIALHDEIGPVPLAEISVCQNISTSYVDQIFADLRPHGIIEGIPGPGGGYRLARPATEVTVAEIIAAVERREAGTHYRSALEGAVWSRLMADIAHFMERLTVADLVERPAAREWLARQYRTGPWRCEVCGVLTERGPKHAGHRAGRSRRAR; the protein is encoded by the coding sequence ATGTACGCGAACGCCGATCCGAACACCCTGGTGCAGGTTACCGCCCGTGGTCGCTACGCCGTTGGCGCAGTGCTGCACATCGCGCTCCACGACGAGATCGGCCCGGTCCCGCTGGCCGAGATCTCGGTCTGTCAGAATATCTCCACCTCCTACGTGGATCAGATCTTCGCCGATCTGCGGCCACACGGGATCATCGAGGGCATCCCCGGGCCGGGGGGCGGGTACCGGCTGGCCCGTCCGGCGACTGAGGTGACGGTGGCGGAGATCATCGCGGCGGTGGAGCGGCGCGAGGCCGGAACCCACTACCGCAGCGCGCTTGAGGGTGCGGTCTGGAGCCGGCTGATGGCGGATATTGCCCACTTCATGGAGCGGCTCACCGTGGCCGATCTGGTGGAGCGTCCGGCGGCGCGGGAGTGGCTTGCGCGGCAGTATCGAACCGGTCCGTGGCGGTGCGAGGTGTGCGGCGTGCTCACCGAGCGGGGCCCGAAGCATGCCGGTCATCGGGCGGGACGTTCCCGACGGGCGCGGTAG
- a CDS encoding iron-containing alcohol dehydrogenase: MGEAPPILQPIQLPRMAHCPGAVEWLRPWAEELCPGPGTLVLVTGRATLAHLPAARQAVGELEARGWSLATVTVSGEPSAEWVDEQRQHLPAGGVDLVVALGGGSVLDVGKTLAAMACEQGPTRAYLEGVGDRAPSGRRVPWIAVPTTMGTGSEVTHNAVLGQPGLERGSKKSLRHPGYVADRVLLDARLTASVPRAVVASAGMDAFSQLLESYLAPTTSPLLDCWLMYALEQAGAALPELICRHGDADLEAQRHAMALAATVSGVALTHTGLGIVHGLIGPLGAVAPVPHGVACANVLSPAMRQTLAEARAVGGATQERVEQRMAAVSVQLGGGSRADELIEALDHWRHQARLHAGLSGLAGYGIDHRHLDAVVEKGSNRRNAVALSPEQWRSILEESL; the protein is encoded by the coding sequence ATGGGCGAGGCGCCGCCGATCCTCCAGCCGATCCAGTTGCCGCGCATGGCCCACTGCCCCGGGGCCGTGGAGTGGCTGCGACCCTGGGCCGAAGAGCTCTGCCCCGGGCCCGGCACCCTGGTGCTGGTCACCGGGCGGGCTACGCTCGCGCATCTGCCGGCGGCCCGGCAGGCGGTCGGCGAACTGGAGGCCCGGGGATGGAGCCTGGCGACGGTGACCGTCAGCGGTGAGCCGAGCGCCGAGTGGGTGGATGAGCAGCGTCAGCACCTGCCTGCTGGGGGTGTCGACCTGGTTGTGGCGCTCGGCGGGGGCAGTGTCCTAGATGTCGGCAAAACCCTGGCGGCGATGGCCTGCGAGCAGGGCCCGACGCGGGCCTATCTAGAGGGGGTCGGGGATCGCGCACCTTCCGGGCGCCGCGTCCCATGGATCGCCGTGCCGACCACCATGGGCACCGGCAGTGAGGTGACCCACAACGCCGTACTCGGTCAACCCGGGCTGGAGCGGGGCTCCAAGAAGTCGCTGCGCCACCCCGGGTACGTAGCCGACCGGGTGCTCCTCGACGCACGACTGACGGCCTCAGTGCCCCGGGCGGTGGTGGCCAGCGCGGGGATGGACGCCTTCTCGCAGTTGCTTGAGAGCTACCTGGCGCCCACGACCTCGCCGTTGCTGGATTGTTGGCTGATGTATGCGCTTGAGCAGGCAGGTGCGGCGCTTCCGGAACTGATCTGCCGCCATGGGGACGCGGATCTGGAGGCTCAGCGCCACGCCATGGCTCTGGCCGCCACTGTCTCGGGTGTGGCGTTGACCCATACGGGCCTGGGCATCGTGCACGGGCTCATCGGGCCGCTTGGAGCGGTGGCGCCGGTCCCGCACGGAGTGGCATGTGCCAACGTGCTGTCGCCGGCGATGCGTCAGACGCTCGCCGAGGCCCGCGCCGTAGGTGGCGCGACGCAGGAGCGGGTGGAGCAGCGGATGGCTGCGGTCTCGGTCCAGCTTGGCGGCGGTTCCCGGGCCGACGAGCTGATCGAAGCCCTCGACCACTGGCGTCACCAGGCCCGGTTGCACGCCGGCCTTTCCGGGCTGGCCGGCTACGGTATCGACCATCGCCACCTGGACGCCGTGGTCGAGAAGGGGTCGAACCGGCGCAACGCGGTTGCGTTGAGCCCCGAGCAGTGGCGGTCCATTCTGGAAGAGAGCCTGTAG
- the thiD gene encoding bifunctional hydroxymethylpyrimidine kinase/phosphomethylpyrimidine kinase, whose amino-acid sequence MTDRFGNARVLVVAGSDSGGGAGIQADLKAVMALGGYCSTAITALTAQNTRGVQDVHTIPPGFVAAQMRSVLADIGADCVKTGMLHDTAVIDAVAAELDALAPGVPLVVDPVMVAQSGDRLLAEAAAERLGDVLLPRATLLTPNLPEAEVLLGRSVPGTEAGLREAARALRGFGPGAVLVKGGHAAGEEVIDCLATPDGEMCFRSRRIDTTSNHGTGCTLASAIAAGVARELPMADAVARARDYLQEALRTARGLGSGAGPVNHAFNVPPY is encoded by the coding sequence ATGACGGATCGATTCGGTAACGCGCGGGTGCTGGTGGTGGCGGGTTCCGACTCCGGGGGCGGGGCCGGCATTCAGGCGGACCTGAAGGCGGTGATGGCGCTCGGCGGCTACTGCAGCACGGCGATTACCGCGCTGACGGCGCAGAACACCCGGGGTGTCCAGGATGTGCACACGATCCCGCCCGGTTTTGTGGCCGCTCAGATGCGCTCGGTCCTCGCCGACATCGGTGCCGACTGCGTGAAAACGGGCATGCTCCACGACACTGCGGTCATCGATGCGGTGGCCGCCGAACTCGACGCCCTGGCGCCCGGCGTGCCGCTGGTGGTGGACCCGGTGATGGTCGCCCAGAGTGGCGATCGACTCCTGGCCGAAGCGGCCGCCGAGCGGCTCGGCGATGTGCTGCTGCCACGGGCAACCCTCCTCACCCCCAATCTGCCCGAGGCGGAGGTACTACTCGGCCGATCCGTGCCGGGCACCGAGGCCGGCCTGCGGGAGGCGGCCCGAGCCCTGCGCGGTTTCGGCCCCGGAGCGGTCCTGGTCAAGGGCGGGCATGCGGCCGGTGAAGAGGTTATCGATTGCCTGGCTACGCCGGACGGCGAGATGTGCTTTCGTAGCCGACGGATCGACACGACCTCCAACCATGGCACCGGGTGCACCCTGGCGAGCGCCATCGCTGCCGGGGTCGCCCGGGAGCTGCCTATGGCCGATGCCGTCGCCCGCGCCCGGGACTACCTCCAGGAAGCCCTGCGCACGGCCCGCGGCCTTGGATCCGGGGCGGGGCCGGTGAACCACGCCTTCAATGTGCCCCCTTATTGA
- a CDS encoding PQQ-dependent sugar dehydrogenase translates to MVRVTPRIATLTGFSLIGGAALAEEVIEAHHDTEYHGVRIVQVATDLEHPWGLAFLPEGGMLVTERPGRINRVEDGRVERLSGGPDRIHARNQGGMLDITLHPDFTDNRWVYFTYARGDANETTVALARARLDDGAPRLTDLEEIFVADAAATPGRHYGSRIDFKPDGTLLMTVGDRGDDEHDPDTHRAQDTGDHVGTTLRLNDDGSVPGDNPFVADDQVRDEIYSYGHRNAQGQFIHPETGAIWQTEHGPRGGDELNRVQAGYNYGWPIISHGRDYATQEQIGIGRHAEGMESPIRDWTPAIAPSGLDHYSGQAFPRWEGDFLAGALVRPAIRRVVIEDETVVHEEEILRDTVGRVRAVEEGPGGHIYLLTDESDGGIYRLEPAD, encoded by the coding sequence ATGGTCCGAGTCACGCCGCGTATCGCCACCCTGACCGGGTTCTCGCTGATCGGCGGGGCCGCCCTGGCCGAAGAGGTCATCGAGGCTCATCACGATACGGAGTATCACGGTGTGCGCATCGTGCAAGTCGCCACCGATTTGGAACACCCCTGGGGACTGGCTTTCCTGCCCGAAGGTGGCATGCTGGTCACCGAACGGCCGGGTCGCATCAATCGGGTCGAAGACGGCCGGGTGGAGCGCTTGTCCGGCGGGCCCGACCGCATCCACGCGCGCAACCAGGGCGGGATGCTGGATATCACCCTGCATCCGGACTTCACCGACAACCGCTGGGTGTACTTCACGTACGCGCGGGGGGATGCCAACGAAACCACCGTGGCCCTGGCCAGGGCGCGCCTCGATGACGGCGCGCCGCGGCTGACCGACCTCGAGGAGATCTTCGTGGCCGATGCCGCCGCCACCCCGGGCCGCCACTACGGGTCGCGGATCGACTTCAAGCCGGACGGCACCCTGCTGATGACCGTCGGCGATCGCGGCGACGACGAGCACGACCCGGATACCCACCGGGCGCAGGACACCGGCGACCACGTTGGTACCACCCTGCGCCTCAACGACGACGGCTCGGTCCCCGGGGACAATCCGTTCGTGGCCGACGACCAGGTGCGCGACGAAATCTACTCCTACGGCCATCGCAACGCCCAGGGCCAGTTCATCCACCCCGAGACCGGCGCGATCTGGCAGACTGAGCACGGCCCGCGAGGCGGCGACGAACTCAACCGGGTCCAGGCGGGGTACAACTACGGCTGGCCGATCATCTCCCACGGCCGCGACTACGCCACCCAGGAGCAGATCGGCATCGGGCGCCACGCCGAGGGCATGGAATCCCCCATCCGTGACTGGACACCGGCGATCGCCCCTTCAGGGCTGGATCACTACAGCGGCCAGGCGTTCCCGCGCTGGGAGGGAGATTTCCTGGCCGGCGCCTTGGTGCGTCCGGCGATACGCCGCGTGGTCATCGAGGACGAAACGGTCGTCCACGAGGAAGAGATCCTGCGCGATACCGTGGGCCGGGTTCGCGCTGTTGAGGAAGGGCCCGGGGGCCATATCTACCTGCTGACCGACGAATCCGATGGCGGGATTTACCGCCTGGAGCCTGCCGACTGA
- a CDS encoding MBL fold metallo-hydrolase, whose protein sequence is MDSIRSRTGVPVEVIDLHFQGKAGRIASFLIRHQGGAMLIESGPGSTIGGLEFELRRRGLAPTDITHLLLTHIHLDHAGAAGWLARQGAHVYVHPRGAPHLIDPGRLLDSASRIYGDDMDRLWGECLPVPEEQITTLDDGDEVAVGGVGVVALDTPGHAEHHLAFQLDDVCFTGDVGGVRMPHSGVVIPPAPPPEFDPQRWRQSLAHIAAQQPEYLALTHFGLFLDPPEHLAALRRGLRDLTRWADETVAEANDVADLQARYTAWLEAWALEQGLDPADWAGHQAINPAWMSALGLRRYWKQKQG, encoded by the coding sequence GTGGACAGCATACGCTCGCGAACCGGCGTTCCGGTGGAGGTGATCGATCTCCACTTCCAGGGCAAGGCCGGGCGCATTGCCAGTTTCCTGATCCGTCATCAAGGCGGGGCGATGCTGATCGAGAGCGGCCCCGGCAGCACGATCGGCGGCTTGGAGTTCGAGCTTCGGCGGCGGGGCCTGGCGCCGACGGATATCACCCACCTGCTGCTCACCCATATTCACCTCGACCACGCCGGTGCCGCCGGTTGGCTGGCCCGTCAGGGCGCCCATGTGTACGTGCACCCGCGGGGTGCCCCCCATCTGATCGACCCCGGCCGTCTGCTCGATAGCGCCTCGCGGATCTATGGAGACGACATGGATCGGCTCTGGGGGGAGTGCCTGCCGGTGCCCGAGGAGCAGATCACCACACTCGATGACGGTGACGAGGTCGCCGTGGGCGGAGTCGGCGTGGTCGCCCTGGACACGCCGGGGCATGCCGAGCACCACCTGGCCTTCCAGCTCGACGATGTCTGCTTCACCGGTGACGTGGGCGGCGTGCGCATGCCCCACTCAGGGGTGGTCATCCCGCCCGCGCCGCCACCGGAGTTCGACCCGCAGCGGTGGCGGCAGAGCTTGGCGCACATCGCTGCGCAACAACCGGAGTACCTGGCGCTGACCCATTTTGGCCTGTTCCTGGATCCGCCGGAGCATCTGGCGGCCCTGCGCCGTGGCCTGCGCGACCTGACGCGCTGGGCGGACGAAACGGTGGCCGAGGCGAACGATGTCGCCGATCTGCAGGCCCGTTACACCGCCTGGCTAGAGGCGTGGGCGCTGGAGCAGGGGCTGGATCCGGCGGACTGGGCCGGGCATCAGGCGATCAATCCGGCCTGGATGTCCGCACTGGGGCTGCGGCGCTACTGGAAGCAGAAGCAGGGCTGA